The genomic region ATCCGTTCATTGAAGCTATTATTGTAGCTTCAGACTTGCTCAAATTTAAGCCGTATAATAAGTAGTCGGAATAATACCCTAGGAACGCAAATAAAGCTATACCAAAAGATAATATAATTATACTTAGAATTATTGTGTTTAAATTTATAATTTTCCTAAGATCTATCCTTTCTCTTACCTCCTCCCTATAGTTAACTGGAACAAAATAAAAGAACAGTGCCAAGCTTATTATTGACATAATTCCAGAGATTAAAAATGGCAAACTAAAATTAGGTAAGAAAGGCGATATTACGTAAGGTGCTACAAATAACCCTATTCCAAAGGCAACGCTATTAGCTCCAATTCTTAAAGCTCTTGTAGTATTTAGCAAATCTCCTGCAAAAGCCGCAGTTGCTGGTTGAAAGATTCCGACTCCTACGCCTACTAAAAACCTATAAATTACTAGTTCTATTCCATTTGATACATATCCAGTTAATATAGTAAATATTGTAAAAAGCCCTACTGCAGATACTATAACGTATTTGGGTGATATTTTATCAAACAAATATCCTCCTACCATGCTAAAAACTGCTATTCCTATTGCAAAGACTGAGGCAGTTATGCCTATATATGACTGGCTTATCTTAAGCGTATTTATTATGTACGGAGAAGCGAAAAAGTATAATTCTGAATCATAGGCTTCAAGAAACCAAGGTATTAATGCAAGAATTATCATTAATATATAAAATTTTCTATTTTTTCGAACTAAATTCTTAACCGATTCACCGTTCCTCATAACAGATCGCATAATATAAAATTAACCTAAATTTAAATATTTATCATCAACTCTCTGCCAATTACTTAAAATATAAATAAAAAACATATATAAGCATGTAAAAGTGGTTATAATTATGCAATATGACGTTGCAATAAAAAACGGGAACGTATTTACCGGTACAGAATTCATAGGTAAAATGAATATTTATATAAGCAATGGTAAGATATCTAAAGTTTCTAAAGAGGATCTTAATGCAAAACAAGAAATAGATGCTAAAGATATGTTAGTAATGCCAGGTTTAATAGATGCGCATATGCATATATCTGGGCTTAAGGGAGGTAGTTTATTAAAAATTATGTTTGAAAAACCAGAATATAGGGCATTAAGAGCTACTAAATGGTTAGAGAAACTACTATTGGCTGGATTCACCACGGTGAGGGATTGCGGAGAACCTATAAGTATCTCTTTAAAAAGGGCTGTCAATGAAGGATATATAAAAGGGCCTAAAATTATAGCAGCAGGGAAGCCAATAACTCAAACCTTCGGTCACGGAGAGTTTAGCCATGATATACCTTTAGAATTTTCGATTTCTCTAGGATTTTCAGAAATATGTGATGGAACTGAGTCGTGTATCCATGCGGCTAGAAAAGTATTAAGGGATGGATCCGATTTTATTAAAATATTTGCGACGGGAGGAGTATTGTCTCAAAGAGACAGACCAGATATGCCACAGTTGTCTTTTGACGAAATAAGAGCAATAGTTAATGAGGCAGAAAAAGCTGGAACTTACGTTGCAGCTCACGCTCATGGAGATAAAGGAGCAAGAATTGCTATAGAGGCTGGAATAAAGACGTTGGAACACGGAAGTTTACTTAAAGAAGACACGTTAAAGCTAATGCTGGAGAAAAACATCAGCTTAACGCCTACGCTGACCATTACCGAAATTATATATAAATATGGTAAAACAATAGGGGTTGACGAGTGGGGATTGGAAAAGATTGTTGAGGTTAGAGAGAATTTGCACAAAGTATTAAGAAAGGCAAAAGAGCTAGGAATAACTATTATAACCGGTACTGACATGGGCTTTGAGACCGGTTTGGAAGATTACGATATAGGTAAAAATTGGACTGAGATACTACTTCTAACTGAAGTGGGTGGTTTATCTAATGAGGAAGCCTTAAGAGCTGCAACGTATAACTCCGCTAAAGCATTGGGTTTAAATTCTGGTTTAATTGATGAAGGAAAAGATGCTGATATAATAGTTATAGACGGGAATCCTTTAGAAAATATTAAGGATGTATCTAAAGTGGTTCACGTGATAAAACAAGGTAAATTAGAAGTTTTAGACGGCAAAATAATTAATAATTATTAAAACTTGCATTTAATTTCTATCTTATTTTTATCCATATATATTGACAAGTTCTTAACGGCAGTAATAAGGATAAATTTTTGATATGGTAAGATATTTAGTCTAAAAGTTAAGTTTTGATATGTTCTTGAATTTAATATTTTAATGATATTAGGTAACCTAAAGACTATTGATGGTAAGACTATATCCATTATATCAAAGGTATACTATGATAAAAAGCTAGGGAAAGATTTAGAAGGTAGATTAGTAATTCCAGGTTTTGTCGATTCTCATGCACACATTGATAGCAATTTTTTATTAGACGTATGTGAGCCAGGAATAGTAGAAAATATGCCAGCTAATTTGGCTATTCTGGATGCTAAATCCCCCATTGACGCTGTAAGAAAATTATCTCCCAATCGCTTAGTTATAAGTAATGGTAAGCTGGTTCATTCTGGAGGAATTTCTTTATAAACCATGTTTATATCTATTCCTCTTGCTTTATTTCTTAAATATGCTATTATATATGTTAAAACGCCACCTATAATGAGTATAATTGCAAAAATTAGCGTTATGACGTTAATTGATCCATTACTCTCCATAAAGCCGAAAAGCGGATTTGTGGAAGCTTGGTAATCTAAATATGCAAAATACCCCGTTGATATTATGGATGCTACTAAAAGTAAAATTTTATTCTTAGTAAGCCCATATTTTACTCCAGCTATACTTACTATTAGAAAATAAGTAGCACCTATGAAGGTTGTTCCATAAAGCGCTAGGGCACCGTTAATGGATATAACTGGTAAAATTAAAAATAATAATGTTAAAATTAAATCGAATAAATGTGTATATACTGGAGAACCTCCTTGGTTCAACTTAGTAAATATTTCTGGTAATACTCTATCAAAGGCTAGAGCAAATATATACCTTGAAAAGACCAAGACTCCATAAGATAATACTAATAACTCCCAACTCATTAATCCAATACCGAGTATCCACTCCAGGATGTAATTATTAGAAAGTCCAATTGCTACGGACCAGAAGTTATATACGTAGCCATTATTAATAAATTCATACGTCGTAAAGCAATATCCACCTTCATAGTATAGAATAAATAAACCTAAAGTTATTATAATTCCAGTAAATACTAATGCTAGCAAAATATTATAATTTACTATTTTACTGCTCTTAAATTCTGCAGATACAGCAGGACCAGCCTGCATCCACGGATATGCAAATAAAGCCAAAACTGGTAACATAGCAAGCGTCGATGCCCATGAAAATCCTGGAACATAATAGGAAGAAGGGGGAAGGGATTTAGTGGCCTTTAAGAAGGGTATTATGGCAGTTTTAAAATCTCCCATATGAATAACTAAAATTATGAAGGCCAAGATAGTAATGGATACAGAAATGATACCAAGTGAAGTTATAACACTATATCCCCATTTTGCCTTAAAAATATTAATTGCTATAAATACAGTAAAAGCTATAGCGCCGATTATATAAGAATAAATTGGAGATACGATTATGTTAGATAATGATAGTAATGACGGAATAGAGTTAATTTCTCCTATTAATTGTAATACACTCTGAACTGCAGAAGAAAAGAAGAATGCTGTTAACGCAAAAAACGCAGCTGACTGAAACATTAGTATCATAGCCATTACGGCACCTAATGGTCCGTTTAGAATTCTTGATATCCATATATAGTCTCCACCAGTTCTCTGTATTTCCTTGTTTAATAATGTGTATACTATTAATTGCGGAATAGCAAAAATAAATCCTATAATTGAAGTTACCCATAGAAGAGCACCTGGCTGATCTAATGGAGTTACTGCTGTAAATAATACAAGACCAGCCGACATATTACCTATATTAAGCATCACGGCATCAAGTAAACTAACTTTCTTAGTTAAACCTGACGAATTTCTTACAAATATTAAACCTTTATTAGACATAAGATAATTTAATGTATCCATATTATAAGGTTTATTAGTGATAAATGTAAAAACTTTTTAAACACAAGAGAGCACAGAATATTATAAAGAATATAATATTATTATAATAGAATATCCAATGAGATTACTGCATTAGAACATACCAAAAAGTCCTTTAAATGTAAAAGTTATATACTTCGAATTATCTTTTAATTTATGTTAAATGAGACAGAAATACGCCTAAGACTAGGTTTTTTATTGGCAAATTCATATAGAAATATTAAGATAACTGAAATTAATGGTAAAACGATTCATGTCCTTAGTGGAAATTATATGGTATTTCTTGATAATAATGAAGCTATTCAATTATTAGTAAATAATCAGCCATACTTCGAAATAGACAGTGCACACAAGGAAGTTCCTATTCCATCTGGTATTAACGAACTTACATTAGATTCTGAGTATACAGGGAAAATAGCATTTGTAAACAAATTACATAACGCGTATAAATTATGGGTTTATGGTGTTACTGTTTTAGAAGCAAGTAAATATATTTATAGAGATAAGCTTTTGGAAATCTTGAGCAAAACTTTATCACTAGTTCCTTTCACTTCTGTATCTAGATCTCAACTACTTGTCGCTTCTGCTGTTTGGAAAGATTTTCCTAGGCATTTCCTATATTTTTCTAATGATATGAAATATGAAGAGGGAGGATTTGATGATGATAAATACCTATATGCCCTAGAATATTTAAGGAAAGAATTATCTAATCTAGGCTTAGGAAAATTTGGTAAAATTTACGGTATCGCCCACGCTCATATCGATGCAGCATGGTTATGGACGTTTGATGAAACTAAAAGGAAAATAGTAAGGAGTTTTTCTACTGTACTTACACTCATGTCAAAGTACGATTTTCAATTTATTCAAAGTTCGGCTTTGTATTATTCCTGGATCAAGGATAATTTTCCCGAATTGTTCAATTATATCAAGAGGAAAGTTGCCGAAGGTAAATGGATTTTGGGTGCCGGTTGGGTAGAGTTTGATACAAATCTACCTTCTGGTGAGTCTTTAGTTAGGCAGCTTTTATATTCCCAAAGGTTCTTTTTTGAGAATTTTGGTAGATTTGCCGAGGTTTTGTGGTTACCTGATTCTTTCGGATTTTCTGCCCAATTACCTCAGATAATGAGATTATCTGGTATCAAATATTTTGCTACCCATAAGGTTTTTTGGAACGACACAAATAAGTTCCCTTACTCAGTTTTTAACTGGGTTGGCATTGATGGATCTTCTGTTACTGCGATAGCATTTGGTAATGGCAGGGGTGGTTATAATTCAGACTTTAGTGTAGATTCAATTTATGAGCAGTGGAATAACTGGAAAGATAAAGATCAGCCAATGTTATACTCGTATGGTTACGGTGATGGGGGTGGAGGGCCGACGGAGGAAATGCTAATTAGAGCAGAGGCAATAAATTACCTACCAGTATTACCAAAGGTAAACTTAAAGGAAATTCCAAAGTACGAGCCAAAGGAAATCTGGAAGGGAGAAATATATTTGGAAGCACATAGAGGAGTTTATACTTCTCATTCTAAAATGAAGTATTTACATAGAAAGGCGGAAATATATTTAAGAGAAGCAGAATTATGGAGTACTATAGCCGGAGAAAAAGTTGATTTAAAACCTTTATGGTTAAATTTGTTGAAGTCTGAATTTCATGATATTTTACCGGGTTCAGCAATAAAAGAAGTTTACAATGAAGTTTATAAAGAACTAGAGAATATAATTCAAAAATGTGAAGAAATCGTATTAAATTCTTTAAGGAAAATATCTGGTGAAGGAGATAAAATAATAGCTTTTAATTCTCTTTCTTGGGATAGAGAAGATTATGTAATATCACCTTTTGAATTGCCCAATAGTCAAAAAACGGACGAAGGCTATTTAGCTAGGATTAAAATACCTTCTATTGGTTATTCAGAATGCAATCCAGAGAGAGTTGATGATAAAGTAAGAATAAATGGCCTAACGTTAGAAAATAGTATTCTAAAGGTTTCTTTAAATAATGATGGCGATATTATATCAATTTATGATAAGGAAGTTGAAAGAGAACTATTAAGTAAACCTAGTGAAATAATTGCATATGAGAATATACCGGTTTGGGACGCGTGGGATATTGAACCTTCCTTTAAGAATACAAGTTTTAAAATCAAAGCTAATTCGCACGAGATAGTAGAGAATGGCCCGTTAAGAGCTTGTATAAAATTTAATTATAAGTTTAGAAATACAGATTTTTCTAAACGTGTTTGCCTTTATGCTAAGGATCGTAGAATAGAGTTAAGATATAATATGAAAGCTTATGATAGAGAGTTATTAATTAAGGAATGGTTTTATTTCAATTTAAATACAGATAATGCAACTTTTGAGATACCCTATGGAGTAATAAATAGGAGCACGTTAAGAAATACTAGCTTTGATAAAGCAAAGTTTGAAGTACCATTTAATAAATGGTTAGATTTATCTGAAGATAATTATGGAGTTACAATAATTTCTGATACTAAACAAGGCTCTACAGTAGAATTTAGTAGTGTAGGAATTTCTCTTATTAAAACGCCATTATATCCAGATTATGAATCTGATTTTCTAGAAGAAAATAGCTTTAAAATATATATTTATCCGCATTTAGGTGATTGGAAAAAAGCCCAGACATTTAAGAGGGCTTATGAATTAACCTATCCTATCTGGGTAACAAAGGGTAAAGGCGGTTCAATGAGCTTCTTAGCTTCTGATTTAATAGTAGAGGCAATAAAACCAGCTGAAGATAGAGATGGTATAATAATCAGACTTTATAATATTTATAACGAAAAAGGTAAGGCAAAAATAAGGCTTTGGTATGAACCCAGGGATGTGATTTCCACAGATTTATTAGAATCAGATAAAATTAAAAGAAAAATAAAAATATCCAGAAATGAGATTGAGATAGAATATAATAACTATGAAATTATAACGCTTAAAATTAGTTGAATAATGTTTTTATAGTAGATAAGCTAACTCTTTCTTATGTTATTAGGTGAGAAAGATTATGCTGGAATAATAACTTCTATGAAGAATCATTACGAGATTCGAGGCTCATACTTATATGAAAGGCATACATTCACTCATTATAAAAATGTTAGCTCATCTAATATTACCGGTTATTCTGATACAAGACTCGTTTTTTCTGATGATGCAAGCATTATATACTATAAAATTAAAGTCAGATCAACAGATAATAATGTTGTTTCGAGCAATATGGAAGTAAGAAAATTCGGTAATAAACTTCATTTTTATATATACTCAGAAATGGAGAAACCGTTTAAACCAAAGAGCAAAATTACAACAGATGTAGAACTTATTATTTACGATAATGGACTCAGAAATCTGGCAGAACTCATAAAAAACAGAAAATTGTATTTTATTGAAAACTCAAATTATCCAGTAGAGAAATATATGGCTACATTTCAATTACCTATTATTAACTTAGATATCGATTTAATAAAAAGTAAAAATTACACCCCAGGTGAATTGCCTAAGGAGTTTATTGTTGTCAAGGACTATATAAAGATATGTAATTTGAATAGTATTATGATTAAGACCAGTTTAGAACCAAAAGTAGGATATTTTTTTATAATTAAGGGAAAAGAATATGATTATTCTTACTGATAGACAATTGGATAAGAAATTTGTTAGATTTCTTTTAGATACTGGAGTAGCAAAGAGAACTTCTCTAAGGTATATTACAATTTATGATAAGTATCCGGTAATATTTTATAGCGCATCAATGATAGAAAATCAAAATTATGTAGAGTTAAGACTAAAAGGAATAATAATGTCTAAAAATGAAGGAGAGATAGAGTTAATTCCACCAATGGGTGTAGTGTCAAGAAGTAGAATAGTCGAAGAAGGTGTAAAAATAACAATAGATGACCAATTT from Acidianus ambivalens harbors:
- a CDS encoding metal-dependent hydrolase family protein; this encodes MQYDVAIKNGNVFTGTEFIGKMNIYISNGKISKVSKEDLNAKQEIDAKDMLVMPGLIDAHMHISGLKGGSLLKIMFEKPEYRALRATKWLEKLLLAGFTTVRDCGEPISISLKRAVNEGYIKGPKIIAAGKPITQTFGHGEFSHDIPLEFSISLGFSEICDGTESCIHAARKVLRDGSDFIKIFATGGVLSQRDRPDMPQLSFDEIRAIVNEAEKAGTYVAAHAHGDKGARIAIEAGIKTLEHGSLLKEDTLKLMLEKNISLTPTLTITEIIYKYGKTIGVDEWGLEKIVEVRENLHKVLRKAKELGITIITGTDMGFETGLEDYDIGKNWTEILLLTEVGGLSNEEALRAATYNSAKALGLNSGLIDEGKDADIIVIDGNPLENIKDVSKVVHVIKQGKLEVLDGKIINNY
- a CDS encoding alpha-mannosidase produces the protein MLNETEIRLRLGFLLANSYRNIKITEINGKTIHVLSGNYMVFLDNNEAIQLLVNNQPYFEIDSAHKEVPIPSGINELTLDSEYTGKIAFVNKLHNAYKLWVYGVTVLEASKYIYRDKLLEILSKTLSLVPFTSVSRSQLLVASAVWKDFPRHFLYFSNDMKYEEGGFDDDKYLYALEYLRKELSNLGLGKFGKIYGIAHAHIDAAWLWTFDETKRKIVRSFSTVLTLMSKYDFQFIQSSALYYSWIKDNFPELFNYIKRKVAEGKWILGAGWVEFDTNLPSGESLVRQLLYSQRFFFENFGRFAEVLWLPDSFGFSAQLPQIMRLSGIKYFATHKVFWNDTNKFPYSVFNWVGIDGSSVTAIAFGNGRGGYNSDFSVDSIYEQWNNWKDKDQPMLYSYGYGDGGGGPTEEMLIRAEAINYLPVLPKVNLKEIPKYEPKEIWKGEIYLEAHRGVYTSHSKMKYLHRKAEIYLREAELWSTIAGEKVDLKPLWLNLLKSEFHDILPGSAIKEVYNEVYKELENIIQKCEEIVLNSLRKISGEGDKIIAFNSLSWDREDYVISPFELPNSQKTDEGYLARIKIPSIGYSECNPERVDDKVRINGLTLENSILKVSLNNDGDIISIYDKEVERELLSKPSEIIAYENIPVWDAWDIEPSFKNTSFKIKANSHEIVENGPLRACIKFNYKFRNTDFSKRVCLYAKDRRIELRYNMKAYDRELLIKEWFYFNLNTDNATFEIPYGVINRSTLRNTSFDKAKFEVPFNKWLDLSEDNYGVTIISDTKQGSTVEFSSVGISLIKTPLYPDYESDFLEENSFKIYIYPHLGDWKKAQTFKRAYELTYPIWVTKGKGGSMSFLASDLIVEAIKPAEDRDGIIIRLYNIYNEKGKAKIRLWYEPRDVISTDLLESDKIKRKIKISRNEIEIEYNNYEIITLKIS
- a CDS encoding amidohydrolase family protein — translated: MILGNLKTIDGKTISIISKVYYDKKLGKDLEGRLVIPGFVDSHAHIDSNFLLDVCEPGIVENMPANLAILDAKSPIDAVRKLSPNRLVISNGKLVHSGGISL
- a CDS encoding MFS transporter — protein: MIILALIPWFLEAYDSELYFFASPYIINTLKISQSYIGITASVFAIGIAVFSMVGGYLFDKISPKYVIVSAVGLFTIFTILTGYVSNGIELVIYRFLVGVGVGIFQPATAAFAGDLLNTTRALRIGANSVAFGIGLFVAPYVISPFLPNFSLPFLISGIMSIISLALFFYFVPVNYREEVRERIDLRKIINLNTIILSIIILSFGIALFAFLGYYSDYLLYGLNLSKSEATIIASMNGLGELAFLLPIALLSDKVSRKISLISSSMILTLASIGLFIGYTGYLQMVLLTIAWGAGYGGLIVSVISFSQDIVPDEVVGSVTGFMFLTFNIGAIFGAPLMGLLIQSYGFEKAGLLAIALPSFIALLLAVIIRHKNGKKD
- a CDS encoding APC family permease; this encodes MSNKGLIFVRNSSGLTKKVSLLDAVMLNIGNMSAGLVLFTAVTPLDQPGALLWVTSIIGFIFAIPQLIVYTLLNKEIQRTGGDYIWISRILNGPLGAVMAMILMFQSAAFFALTAFFFSSAVQSVLQLIGEINSIPSLLSLSNIIVSPIYSYIIGAIAFTVFIAINIFKAKWGYSVITSLGIISVSITILAFIILVIHMGDFKTAIIPFLKATKSLPPSSYYVPGFSWASTLAMLPVLALFAYPWMQAGPAVSAEFKSSKIVNYNILLALVFTGIIITLGLFILYYEGGYCFTTYEFINNGYVYNFWSVAIGLSNNYILEWILGIGLMSWELLVLSYGVLVFSRYIFALAFDRVLPEIFTKLNQGGSPVYTHLFDLILTLLFLILPVISINGALALYGTTFIGATYFLIVSIAGVKYGLTKNKILLLVASIISTGYFAYLDYQASTNPLFGFMESNGSINVITLIFAIILIIGGVLTYIIAYLRNKARGIDINMVYKEIPPE